CATAAATGCGGACAACCAAGGGAACGTACAATGGCCAAGTGGGATTTCTGGATCGATCGTGGCGGCACGTTCACTGACCTTGTTGCGCGGATGCCCGACGGCAGCCTGAAAGCACACAAGCTGCTGTCGGAAAACCCGGAGAACTATCGCGATGCCGCCATACAGGGGATTCGCGACCTGATGGGGATTGCCAAAGATGCCCCTATACCGGCAGACCAGATTGCAGCGGTCAAAATGGGCACCACGGTGGCCACCAATGCCCTGTTGGAGCGCAAGGGCGACCGCACATTGCTGCTGACCACGCGTGGATTTCGCGACGCGCTGGAAATCGGCTACCAGGCGCGACCCAACATTTTTGACCTCAACATCATCAAGCCGGAACTGCTGTACGAACAGGTAACCGAAGTGGATGAGCGCGTACTGGCCGACGGTACGGTGGAAACGCCGCTGGACGAGACAGGTGCAAGATCTGCACTGCAGGCCGCTTTCGATGCCGGTATCCGCGCCGTTGCCATCGTGTTCATGCACGGATACCGCTATACCGCCCACGAAACCCTGGCCGGTGAGATCGCCGAGGAGATCGGCTTCACGCAAGTCTCCATCAGCCATCAGGTGTCACCCCTGATGAAACTGGTCGGGCGCGGGGATACCACGGTTGTGGATGCCTACCTGTCGCCGATCCTGCGCCGCTATGTGGACCAGGTCGCGACCGAGCTTGGAACCGAAGGCAGTGACTGCCGGCTGATGTTCATGCAGTCATCCGGCGGCTTGACCGCGGCGGAACTGTTTCAGGGCAAGGATGCCATTCTGTCCGGCCCCGCCGGCGGCGTTGTCGGCATGGTCGAAACCGGGCGCATGTCTGGCTTCGAAAAGCTCATCGGCTTTGACATGGGCGGCACCTCTACCGACGTTGCCCATTTCAACGGCGAGTTTGAACGCGCCTTCGAAACCGAGGTCGCCGGTGTCCGCATGCGCGCGCCGATGATGCGCATTCACACTGTGGCCGCCGGCGGCGGTTCCATTCTGCACTATGACGGCTCCCGCTTCCGCGTCGGTCCGGATTCCGCCGGCGCCAACCCGGGCCCCGCCTGCTACCGGCGTGGCGGACCGCTGGCCGTATCGGATGCCAACGTCATGCTGGGCAAACTCAACCCGGCTCACTTCCCTCAAGTGTTCGGGCCCAATGGCGATGAACCGCTTGATGCTGACGTGGTGCGTGAAAAATTCACCGCCATGGCCAATGACATCGGCGATGGGAAAAACCCTGAAGATGTCGCGGAAGGGTTCATCCGCATAGCGGTCGAGAACATGGCCAACGCCATCAAGAAGATTTCAGTGCAGCGCGGCTATGACGTGCAGGGCTATGCGCTCAACTGTTTCGGCGGTGCCGGAGGCCAGCACGCCTGCCTGATTGCCGACACGCTGGGCATGAAAACCGTCTACATCCACCCCTTTGCCGGCGTGCTTTCGGCCTATGGCATGGGCCTGGCCGACATTCGCAGCCACCGCCAGCAGGCGGTCGAGGAAACCCTGGCCCCGGACATTGAATCAACTCTCCAGAAAATTGCCGCAAGCCTTTCAAAAGACTCGGTAAACGAGTTGACCGGACAGGGCGTTTCTGTATCCGAAACAACCACCTTTCCACGTGCGCTGCTGCGCTACAAGGGAACGGATTCGGCTCTGGACGCAGACCTTGATACAGCTGAGCGGATGCGCGCCCAGTTTGAAACGGCCCACAAGGCCCAGTTCGGTTTTTCCAGCCCCGGCACGGACATAATAGTTGAGGCCGTCACCGTTGAATCGGTTGGCGGCGGATCAGACAGCGCAGAACCTGCACGCACGCTGCAGCAGGGCTCTGCGGATGCCATGGGCCAGACACGCATTTACGCAAACGGTGAATGGCACGAGACACCGCTTTACGACCGCAGCTTCCTCAAGCCGGGCTTCAGTATATCCGGCCCTGCGCTGATCATCGAAGCGCACAACACCACGGTCATTGAGCCCGGCTGGCAGGTTGAAATCTCCAGCCTTGATCACATGGTGCT
Above is a window of Anderseniella sp. Alg231-50 DNA encoding:
- a CDS encoding hydantoinase B/oxoprolinase family protein encodes the protein MAKWDFWIDRGGTFTDLVARMPDGSLKAHKLLSENPENYRDAAIQGIRDLMGIAKDAPIPADQIAAVKMGTTVATNALLERKGDRTLLLTTRGFRDALEIGYQARPNIFDLNIIKPELLYEQVTEVDERVLADGTVETPLDETGARSALQAAFDAGIRAVAIVFMHGYRYTAHETLAGEIAEEIGFTQVSISHQVSPLMKLVGRGDTTVVDAYLSPILRRYVDQVATELGTEGSDCRLMFMQSSGGLTAAELFQGKDAILSGPAGGVVGMVETGRMSGFEKLIGFDMGGTSTDVAHFNGEFERAFETEVAGVRMRAPMMRIHTVAAGGGSILHYDGSRFRVGPDSAGANPGPACYRRGGPLAVSDANVMLGKLNPAHFPQVFGPNGDEPLDADVVREKFTAMANDIGDGKNPEDVAEGFIRIAVENMANAIKKISVQRGYDVQGYALNCFGGAGGQHACLIADTLGMKTVYIHPFAGVLSAYGMGLADIRSHRQQAVEETLAPDIESTLQKIAASLSKDSVNELTGQGVSVSETTTFPRALLRYKGTDSALDADLDTAERMRAQFETAHKAQFGFSSPGTDIIVEAVTVESVGGGSDSAEPARTLQQGSADAMGQTRIYANGEWHETPLYDRSFLKPGFSISGPALIIEAHNTTVIEPGWQVEISSLDHMVLTRAVAAKREFAIGTDADPVMLEVFNNLFMSIAEQMGVTLEKTAYSVNIKERLDFSCAVFNADGALVANAPHMPVHLGSMDKSVETIIANNPVMHPGDVYMLNAPYNGGTHLPDITVVTPVFDTDDRTILFYTASRGHHADVGGMAPGSMTPLATSIHEEGVVIDNFKMVDKGIFLEDETMAVLTAGDYPCRNPGQNIADLKAQVAANEKGVQELRKMVAQFSLDVVQAYMNHVQDNAEESVRRVIGALHDCSFDYEMDAGQRIKVHIRVDRENRTAVVDFTGTSEQQESNFNAPRPITNAAVLYVFRCMVADNIPMNAGCLKPITIVTPEKSMLSPEYPAAVVAGNVEVSQAVTSCLFGALNAVAASQSTMNNFNFGNDRYQYYETICSGSGAGPGYDGTSGVHTHMTNTRLTDPEILEFRYPVVLEDFRIRRGAGGHGKWSGGGGTRRTVRFLEEMDVSLLTGHRRVPPFGLDGAEPGEVGINSCRRGDGTVEPLKGCDQTRVHPGDAIIIQTPTGGGYGKP